In a genomic window of Armatimonadota bacterium:
- a CDS encoding helix-turn-helix transcriptional regulator — MACFRHNRRIVCAFALYHSSRRRSSQSRRANMELYVASGEVRAGVTQMDTIDSSEHQEETLIRLTKREIEVLKLVLEGKSSKEVATGLCCSKRTVDFHLARVYEKLQVSNRVQAMRRAALLGLIPNSVDGNG, encoded by the coding sequence CTGGCGTGTTTCCGTCACAATCGCAGAATAGTCTGTGCTTTCGCCCTGTACCATTCATCTCGGCGGCGGAGTTCTCAGAGCCGCAGGGCGAATATGGAGTTGTACGTTGCTTCCGGGGAAGTACGCGCGGGAGTCACACAAATGGACACTATCGACTCGTCCGAGCATCAAGAAGAGACGTTGATCAGGCTCACAAAAAGGGAGATCGAGGTCCTGAAACTCGTGCTCGAGGGCAAGTCCAGCAAGGAAGTAGCCACGGGCCTGTGTTGCAGCAAACGGACCGTTGATTTCCACCTGGCGCGAGTGTACGAGAAACTGCAGGTTTCGAACAGGGTGCAGGCGATGCGTCGCGCCGCGTTGTTGGGGTTGATCCCGAACAGCGTTGACGGCAACGGTTGA